In a genomic window of Cuculus canorus isolate bCucCan1 chromosome 4, bCucCan1.pri, whole genome shotgun sequence:
- the STBD1 gene encoding starch-binding domain-containing protein 1 isoform X1, whose translation MARDRGPPVLRSSAALPGAPPAQPGGLGAAGLWPALLVGLLAALLAWLWYGRGDGEPAGAGKGGEGPRVCGRSARLRRSSRSHSVWFAGAQSVERALPKDEAAARSSPGKAAEELAAGPGRELNHVRSDGVAGEPLEMERLLPTPAVGASEEHPAAARRGSQAGEARAQAGQASDGRCAGSAAGAAACSDKAEEHPPRAAESGDVDHEEWEVLSEHLAWGEAGKNGSVEDSDGKEWEQGDCPDGDPKAKRVAAVPPMFQNIHVTFRVHYLTHCDAQGIGVTGDHDCLGQWHSYIPLKYDKDGFWSESVALPVDTKVEWKFILVENGKVTRWEECGNRTLVTEHEDQIVHRWWGYH comes from the coding sequence ATGGCCCGTGACCGCGGTCCCCCGGTGCTGCGGTCCTCAGCGGCGCTGCCCGGGGCGCCCCCCGCTCAGCCGGGCGGGCTGGGGGCGGCGGGGCTGTGGCCGGCGCTGCTGGTGGGGCTGCTGGCGGCGCTGCTCGCCTGGCTCTGGTACGGCCGAGGCGACGGGGAGCCGGCGGGCGCAGGTAAAGGCGGGGAGGGACCGCGGGTGTGCGGCCGCTCGGCTCGGCTGCGGCGCTCCAGCCGCTCTCATTCTGTGTGGTTCGCAGGGGCGCAGAGCGTCGAGCGGGCGCTGCCGAAGGACGAGGCTGCCGCCCggagcagccctgggaaggcagcagaggagctggcGGCTGGACCGGGGAGAGAGCTTAACCACGTGCGGAGCGATGGGGTCGCTGGggaacctctggagatggaGCGGCTGCTCCCGACACCGGCCGTCGGCGCCTCCGAAGAGCATCCGGCTGCTGCTCGGCGTGGCAGCCAGGCGGGAGAGGCGAGAGCCCAGGCGGGACAGGCGAGCGACGGACGGTGCGCGGGGAGCGCGGCGGGAGCTGCCGCCTGCAGCGACAAAGCGGAGGAGCATCCCCCCCGCGCGGCTGAGAGCGGGGACGTGGACCACGAGGAGTGGGAAGTTCTTTCCGAGCACCTGGCCTGGGGGGAGGCTGGCAAGAATGGCAGCGTGGAAGACTCGGACGGCAAGGAATGGGAACAAGGAGACTGCCCCGATGGGGACCCGAAGGCGAAGCGCGTTGCAGCGGTGCCCCCCATGTTTCAAAATATCCACGTGACTTTCCGTGTGCACTATCTCACGCACTGCGACGCGCAGGGGATTGGCGTGACCGGCGACCACGACTGTCTCGGCCAGTGGCACAGCTACATTCCCCTCAAATATGACAAGGATGGCTTCTGGTCCGAGTCCGTTGCTCTGCCAGTAGACACCAAAGTGGAGTGGAAGTTTATCTTGGTGGAGAACGGGAAGGTCACACGTTGGGAAGAATGCGGGAATAGGACCCTAGTGACTGAACACGAAGATCAAATTGTTCATCGGTGGTGGGGGTACCATTAA
- the STBD1 gene encoding starch-binding domain-containing protein 1 isoform X2, with protein MARDRGPPVLRSSAALPGAPPAQPGGLGAAGLWPALLVGLLAALLAWLWYGRGDGEPAGAGAQSVERALPKDEAAARSSPGKAAEELAAGPGRELNHVRSDGVAGEPLEMERLLPTPAVGASEEHPAAARRGSQAGEARAQAGQASDGRCAGSAAGAAACSDKAEEHPPRAAESGDVDHEEWEVLSEHLAWGEAGKNGSVEDSDGKEWEQGDCPDGDPKAKRVAAVPPMFQNIHVTFRVHYLTHCDAQGIGVTGDHDCLGQWHSYIPLKYDKDGFWSESVALPVDTKVEWKFILVENGKVTRWEECGNRTLVTEHEDQIVHRWWGYH; from the exons ATGGCCCGTGACCGCGGTCCCCCGGTGCTGCGGTCCTCAGCGGCGCTGCCCGGGGCGCCCCCCGCTCAGCCGGGCGGGCTGGGGGCGGCGGGGCTGTGGCCGGCGCTGCTGGTGGGGCTGCTGGCGGCGCTGCTCGCCTGGCTCTGGTACGGCCGAGGCGACGGGGAGCCGGCGGGCGCAG GGGCGCAGAGCGTCGAGCGGGCGCTGCCGAAGGACGAGGCTGCCGCCCggagcagccctgggaaggcagcagaggagctggcGGCTGGACCGGGGAGAGAGCTTAACCACGTGCGGAGCGATGGGGTCGCTGGggaacctctggagatggaGCGGCTGCTCCCGACACCGGCCGTCGGCGCCTCCGAAGAGCATCCGGCTGCTGCTCGGCGTGGCAGCCAGGCGGGAGAGGCGAGAGCCCAGGCGGGACAGGCGAGCGACGGACGGTGCGCGGGGAGCGCGGCGGGAGCTGCCGCCTGCAGCGACAAAGCGGAGGAGCATCCCCCCCGCGCGGCTGAGAGCGGGGACGTGGACCACGAGGAGTGGGAAGTTCTTTCCGAGCACCTGGCCTGGGGGGAGGCTGGCAAGAATGGCAGCGTGGAAGACTCGGACGGCAAGGAATGGGAACAAGGAGACTGCCCCGATGGGGACCCGAAGGCGAAGCGCGTTGCAGCGGTGCCCCCCATGTTTCAAAATATCCACGTGACTTTCCGTGTGCACTATCTCACGCACTGCGACGCGCAGGGGATTGGCGTGACCGGCGACCACGACTGTCTCGGCCAGTGGCACAGCTACATTCCCCTCAAATATGACAAGGATGGCTTCTGGTCCGAGTCCGTTGCTCTGCCAGTAGACACCAAAGTGGAGTGGAAGTTTATCTTGGTGGAGAACGGGAAGGTCACACGTTGGGAAGAATGCGGGAATAGGACCCTAGTGACTGAACACGAAGATCAAATTGTTCATCGGTGGTGGGGGTACCATTAA